The following coding sequences lie in one Eptesicus fuscus isolate TK198812 chromosome 25, DD_ASM_mEF_20220401, whole genome shotgun sequence genomic window:
- the NSMCE3 gene encoding non-structural maintenance of chromosomes element 3 homolog, giving the protein MLPKPRSRGRPSSQADRDSGRGGDSRAPRSAVAEEAPSTSRGGGGSQDPRRSSSQGGRRADAPLAVGPRSQKQLELKVAELVQFLLIKDQRKIPIKRTDIVKHVLGDYKDMFPDLLHRAAERLQYVFGYRLVELEPKSNTYILINSLEPVEEDAELRGDQGTPTTGLLMIVLGLIFMKGNTVKETEVWDFLRRLGVYPTKKHLIFGDPKKLITEDFVRQRYLEYRRIPHTDPVDYELQWGPRTHLETSKMKVLKFVAKVHNQDPKDWPAQYCEALAEEEDRARPQTSAPSQTSARSQTSAPSQSSARSQTSAPSQTSARPQTSAPAPSS; this is encoded by the coding sequence ATGCTGCCGAAGCCGCGGAGCCGGGGccgccccagctcccaggccgaCAGGGACTCGGGCCGCGGCGGAGACAGCCGGGCCCCGAGAAGTGCTGTCGCCGAGGAGGCCCCGAGCACCTCCCGCGGGGGGGGCGGCTCGCAGGACCCCCGCCGCTCCTCGTCGCAGGGCGGCCGCCGGGCCGACGCTCCCCTGGCCGTGGGGCCCAGGTCCCAGAAGCAGCTGGAGCTGAAGGTGGCCGAGCTGGTGCAGTTCCTGCTGATTAAAGACCAGAGGAAGATCCCCATCAAGCGCACCGACATCGTGAAGCACGTCCTGGGCGACTACAAGGACATGTTCCCCGACCTCCTGCACCGCGCCGCCGAGCGCCTGCAGTACGTGTTCGGGTACCGGCTGGTGGAGCTGGAGCCCAAGAGCAACACCTACATCCTCATCAACAGCCTGGAGCCCGTGGAGGAGGACGCCGAGCTGCGGGGCGACCAGGGCACGCCCACCACCGGCCTGCTCATGATCGTCCTGGGGCTCATCTTCATGAAGGGCAACACCGTCAAGGAGACGGAGGTCTGGGACTTCCTGCGTCGCCTCGGGGTGTACCCCACCAAGAAGCATCTGATCTTCGGCGACCCGAAGAAGCTCATCACCGAGGACTTTGTGCGGCAGCGGTACCTGGAGTACCGGCGGATCCCGCACACGGACCCCGTGGACTATGAGTTGCAGTGGGGCCCGCGAACCCACCTGGAAACGAGCAAGATGAAAGTCCTGAAGTTTGTGGCCAAAGTCCACAATCAGGACCCCAAGGACTGGCCGGCCCAGTACTGCGAGGCCCTggcggaggaggaggacagggccCGACCGCAGACCAGCGCCCCATCTCAGACCAGCGCCCGATCTCAGACCAGCGCCCCATCTCAGAGCAGCGCCCGATCTCAGACCAGCGCCCCATCTCAGACCAGCGCCCGACCTCAGACCAgtgccccagccccctcctcttg